DNA sequence from the Trypanosoma brucei gambiense DAL972 chromosome 9, complete sequence genome:
TGACGAAGACGAAGAAGAATTCGATCTCTTAAAAGTGATGAATGATATGAAGGTGCACGAACGCCGTAATGTGTATGCTCTGAAAGGTTTACTTAATGAATACAAAAGTGTACGGGCGAAGTTCCGTGAAGAACTCAGCCGGCTTGAGGTGGAGCATCTGCGTGACGCCCAGCATTTCCACGATATTCGCGCTGCCATCGTGTGTGGAACGCGCGACATCACTGATGAGGAAATAGCTGCTGCCCAGGCATCGTTGGCGGCTGAGACGACGTCTTCTGGTGTTCGTGCAATTTCCTCCAGCGATGAAGAACCCGACACGGGTGATGCAAAGCGGGATGAAAATAAAGCCGGAAAGAAGTCCGTTCGTGTGGTGTCTCCTCAGGAAGATCCCGGCCGCCTCGAGAAGGCTGCTGCCGCACCTGATGGTGGCATTCCTGACTTTTGGCTCACAGCCATGTGCAACGCAGAGGTGTTGGACTCAACCATTACGGAGCGAGATCGCCCAGCGCTAAGTCACCTGCAAGACATTCAGTTAGAGCACATTGATGGGGATCCACATAAAGGAGTTCGTATTAACTTCCACTTCTCACCGAATGAGTACTTTACCAACGAGGTCCTTAGCAAAACATACCGGATGGCCTTTGATGAAGACAGTGGTGAAGTAGAGATTGATTCCATGAGCGCCACTCCTGTTGACTGGAAGTCGCGTGAGAAGAACCTTACCGTTATccttaagaaaaagaaacaacgacACAAGACCAAGAGGGAGATTCGTGTGGTGACGCGCGAGGAGAAATGCCCGTcgtttttcaattttttcacCAACCCTCTGGGCGGCGAGGACGAGGACGAGGACGGGGACGGAAAAGAGGATGaaaaaagggatgaaa
Encoded proteins:
- a CDS encoding nucleosome assembly protein-like protein,putative gives rise to the protein MPRENFSPKHVDPVNFHNDDDEDEEEFDLLKVMNDMKVHERRNVYALKGLLNEYKSVRAKFREELSRLEVEHLRDAQHFHDIRAAIVCGTRDITDEEIAAAQASLAAETTSSGVRAISSSDEEPDTGDAKRDENKAGKKSVRVVSPQEDPGRLEKAAAAPDGGIPDFWLTAMCNAEVLDSTITERDRPALSHLQDIQLEHIDGDPHKGVRINFHFSPNEYFTNEVLSKTYRMAFDEDSGEVEIDSMSATPVDWKSREKNLTVILKKKKQRHKTKREIRVVTREEKCPSFFNFFTNPLGGEDEDEDGDGKEDEKRDEKEKGKKTDDDDDDDDDDEEETAELHIELGQVLMEELVPKAAFYYTGKSVEETALALIKKFSVESDDEDGDEDDDSDDGSDIGGKSSKKPAPSGGKTNQPECQQQ